Proteins encoded in a region of the Kryptolebias marmoratus isolate JLee-2015 linkage group LG14, ASM164957v2, whole genome shotgun sequence genome:
- the mvb12ba gene encoding multivesicular body subunit 12Ba has product MPEVRDLSEALPEMSMDPITGVGVVASRNRAPTGYDVISTTTDGLDADLWKDGLFKSKVTRYLCFTRVFSKENSHLGNVLVDMKLIDIKDTLPVGFIPIQETVDTQEQAFRKRRLCIKFIPRDSTEAAICDIRILGRSKQAPPQYTFIGELNNMGIWYRMGNVPRAQDSTHTPTANNIQNVNSSTVPAPVPVPAAPMPKHISMTLPASFRGKNTTRPDYEHQNSNLYAISAMDGVPFMISEKFACASSDLQQVDLMGITIKSLAEIEKEYDYSFRTEHSAAARLPPSPTRTSLSSEA; this is encoded by the exons ATGCCTGAGGTTCGGGACCTTTCTGAGGCTTTGCCAGAGATGTCCATGGACCCGATCACTGGAGTTGGAGTGGTTGCCTCCAGGAACAGGGCGCCCACTGGATATGATGTG ATATCTACAACAACAGACGGCCTGGATGCTGACCTGTGGAAAGATGGCCTTTTCAAATCCAAGGTGACTCGTTACCTTTGCTTCACCAGAGTTTTCTCAAAAGAAAAC AGCCATTTAGGCAACGTCCTTGTGGACATGAAACTGATTGACATAAAGGACACTTTGCCAGTGGGTTTCATCCCGATCCAGGAGACCGTTGACACTC AGGAGCAGGCCTTCAGGAAGAGGCGACTCTGCATCAAGTTTATTCCGAGGGACTCTACGGAGGCAGCTATCTGTGACATCCGCATCCTGGGACGCTCCAAGCAGGCGCCTCCTCAGTATACCTTTATCGG TGAGCTCAACAACATGGGAATCTGGTACCGCATGGGGAACGTGCCTCGTGCTCAGGACTCGACGCACACGCCGACCGCCAACAACATCCAAAATGTGAACTCCTCCACAGTCCCAGCTCCGGTCCCGGTCCCAGCAGCTCCGATGCCCAA gcacATTTCCATGACCCTTCCTGCCAGCTTTAGAGGGAAGAACACCACCAGACCAGACTATGAGCACCAGAACTCCAACCTTTATGCTATTTCAG CAATGGACGGAGTGCCTTTCATGATCTCTGAGAAGTTTGCCTGCGCCTCCTCTGAT CTGCAGCAAGTGGACCTCATGGGCATTACGATCAAGTCACTGGCTGAAATTGAGAAAGAG TATGATTACAGCTTCCGCACCGAGCACAGTGCAGCAGCTCGCCTCCCTCCCAGTCCAACACGGACCTCCCTGAGCTCCGAGGCCTGA